The Minwuia thermotolerans sequence AGGCTCTCGCGGATCTCCAGGCCCTCGACGATGGCGGCCGGGCCGGTGAGGTCGGTCGAGAGATACGAGCGGACGGTGAGCTCGACGGCGGCGTCGGAGGCGAGCGTCAGGTCGAGCACCCGCTCCAGCGCGGCGTTGGCGTTCATCGCCTCCAGCTCGATCTCGGGGCTGCGGTCGCGCTTGGTCGCCGGCCAGGTCAGCTGGAAGCCCGAGCGCTGGAAGGTCACGGTCTCGCCCGGGTTCGCGGGCGCCGTCGCCTCCAGGGTCAGCTGGTGGCCGACGCGGTCGTTGACCACGCGTACCGGCTCGCTCAGCGCCGGGTGGCGGAACTCCAGGGTGACCAGCTCCACCTCGCCGGCCGGCAGCGAGGCCTCGTGCTCGCGGATCGCCAGGCTGGCGCGCTCGGCGTCTGTCAGGAAGGCCGGCATCAGGCCACCGCCGCCGGGTAATCGCTGTGCACCAGCTCGGCCAGATCGGCCAGCGCCTGGATGCCGGCCGCGCCCATGACCTCGGCGATCTGCATCGCCGCCAGCACGTC is a genomic window containing:
- a CDS encoding DUF1833 family protein produces the protein MPAFLTDAERASLAIREHEASLPAGEVELVTLEFRHPALSEPVRVVNDRVGHQLTLEATAPANPGETVTFQRSGFQLTWPATKRDRSPEIELEAMNANAALERVLDLTLASDAAVELTVRSYLSTDLTGPAAIVEGLEIRESLATDRAVRARAGMFNWERAAGLIYTRSSHPLIGG